From the Solanum lycopersicum chromosome 10, SLM_r2.1 genome, one window contains:
- the LOC138338876 gene encoding uncharacterized protein, protein MLDSIDSYGCGETGHIRRYYPKQSYRPPIIRGRGGHGRDCYSGVRGCQGNGGHQISLGGRQVGTTAAQHGRGNGQTGDRVHCYDFPGRSEAETSDVVIADRIISFLRAKRMVSKGCLAFLAHLKDDTSKVPSIESVSIVREFQDVFRTDRPGIQPDRDIDFCIDLETEKRLYANFSKCEFCLDSVSFWGHMVSKDGMMVDPSKIEVVKNWNVLFVWLNECEESFQSLKTLLTTAPILTLPEEGKNFIAYCDAYYSGFGVVLMQERNVIAYALRQLKVHEQFGDHWDNLLPLAKFSYSNSYHSSIDMAPFEALYGRRCRSPIGWFDAFEVRRFLKRGKFCPRYIGPFDVLKYMGEVAY, encoded by the exons atgcttgactccataGATtcttatggatgtggagagactggacatattaggaggtattatccaaaacagagttacagaccacCAAtaattagaggtagaggtggtcatgggagagacTGCTATTCTGGAGTACGTGGttgccaaggtaatggtggtcaccaaatcagcctGGGTGGCAggcaagttggaactactgcagcacaacatggtaggggtaacgggcagacaggtgacaGGGTCCATTGTTATGatttccccgggaggtctgaagcagagacatctgatgttgttatcgcag atcgtattatctcttttcttcgtgctaagaggatggttagtaagggttgtttagctttcttggcccatctcaaggatgatacttccaaagtaccttcaattgagtctgtttcgattGTCCGTGAGTTTCAGGATGTGTTTCGGACAGACCGTCCTGGTATAcaaccagatagggatattgatttttgtattgatctggagacgg aaaaaaggctttatgccaacttctccaagtgtgagttttgtctagattcagtgtccttctggGGGCACATGGTTTCCAAGGATGGaatgatggtggatccatcgaagattgaagtagtgaagaattgg aatgttctaTTTGTATGGTTgaacgaatgtgaagaaagcttccagagcCTCAAGACCttattgactactgcaccaattcttaccttgccagaaGAAGGCAAGAATTTCATTGCTTACTGTGATGCATATTATTCCGGTTTTGGTGtggtactaatgcaagagagaaatgtaattgcttatgctttgaggcaattaaaagtacatgaac aatttggtgatCATTGGGATAACTTGTTACCCTTAGCAAAGTTTTCATACagtaatagctatcactcaagtattgatatggccccatttgaggcactgtatgggaggagatgtaggtctcccattggttggtttgatgcatttgaggtgagacgGTTTTTGAAGCGAGGTAAGTTttgtccgaggtatattggtccatttgatgTTCTAAAGTAcatgggggaggtggcttattaA